The genomic interval TTTGAGTCCGTTTAATTTGACTTAACTGCCATTGTTCATTGTCCTTAAAAACACCTGTCTCGGCATGAATAACCTGTTCTAATTTTTTCTGGGTATTTAATTGATAAATAGTAATGTCACTTAATTCAGAGTGGGCTTTAACCTCACGAATATTAACAAATTGATTGCCCTCTCTTAACCAGATACCATAACGGGTATGCATAATGACTTTATTGTGTTGCGAGGTGGCTTTTAATAACCGCGCTGAACGCTCTGTTTTAGGGGCGACGAACTCCCCTATACACACCGCCATAATAACCAAGATAAGTCCTGCTAACATAACCGCACGGATAATTCCCATTACGGATAAGCCCGCCGAACGCATCGCAATAATTTCACTATGGTTAGCCATTGTTCCCAAAACAAAGAGACTTCCTAGTAAGGCACCTGAGGGAACCAGTTCGTAAAAAACTCGGGGTGAGGTTAGGGCTAAATATAAAAATATTTCTTTTAAGCCATAGTCGCCTGTTCCCATATCCTTCAGTTCATCACTAAAGGTAAATAAATTAAACAGTGTTAATAATAATATGAGGGCTAAAAATGACCCTTTTAAAACTTCTTTAGCAATATGCCACGTTAAAATAGTCATAATTTACCGCCTGACATTAGCTTTTGTATCATCCATTTTAAGCCATAAAGTCGGACTAATAAAATACCTGTAAAAAAGAGCATTAACGTATAAACCCAAAACTGTCCTATCCAAAAGGGAATGGTTTCCGTTTTTAGCCAGCTGTAATTAACGCGACTAATATTGCCGTAAACAAAGTAGATTAAAAAAGCAAATAACAAGCTTCCATAAACCCCCCCGCGTGGCGATAATTTGGCGAGGGGGACTGCGAGTAAACTTAAGAAGATAACCCCTAACGGAATAGAAAAACGTTTGTGTAATTCAATTTTATCTTCAATTTTTTCAGATATTTCTAGTTTTTCTGAACTCACCGCATCTCGATGATAAAATACGGTGGATGATTTTTTGTCTATTCTTACCGCATATTCATCGAACTGTTCTAAAATAAAATCGGCTTTCCCAGGTGTTCCTTGACTACGTTCACCTTGTGTTAAAATAATATATTTTCCCCCTGGTAAATTACTTAAATAACCGTGTTTGGCATTAATGGTTCCAGATTTTCCATGTTGACGGTTTTGGATAAAAATATTGTGCATTTGCTGGTTGTCGTCAATCTCTTCGGTATAAAAAACTAAATCACCGTGGCTGTATTCACTAAATCGCCCCGCTGAAATTCCTCTAACATCAGCGGTTTCCATATCTTTATTGGTGAGTATCAACATTTTTTCTTCAGCCCAAGGCGCGGCATACAGTGAAAATTGATACGCAATGAGGCTTAACGGAAAAACGAGTAAAAAAACCGCCTTATAAATACGCATGACCCCCCCGCCAGCCGTTGCAATGGCCGCCATTTCTTGGTCTCGATACATGCGGCCTAAGACCATCAGAACGGCCATAAAAATGGAGGCAGGTAAAAAACCTGCAATGGCCACAATTATTTTCAAGCCTAATATATCAAGGGCAGTTTTACCTGAAATCGTCCCGTCTATAGCTAACGCTAATACGTTAATAAATTTACGACTAACAATAATAATAACAATAACCGATAACACCGAGCTTACTGTTTTTAATAAATCCCAAGCAATCATTTTATCCAGTATACTAATAGATGGATAACGAATGATTTTGGGTAGTTTTGTTAAGGCTATCTTCATACAAGTCTCCTTAATACTCATGGGTAGCTCACTAGTTTATAACGTGTTATAACCCCTTTAAGTTAAAATTAACGCTGACAGCTTTTATTTGTCATCTATACTTAAACTTTATATAGTTTAACCTCGAATAATTTTAAACTGTCTGCTTACCCTTTAAAATAACAAAATAACATTAGAAAATTATGGACTATTCTATAGAAATCCTGCCTTTAGACCAACTAGAAACTGATTGCGTTATTGTTGGGGTTTATAAAAATCAACAACTCACGCCTTCTGCAAAAATAGTTGATAACAAGGCGCATCAACTCATTTATAATCTCATTGAACGGGGTGATATTACAGGGAAAAGTGGGGAAACTTTACTTATAAGTGTGGTTCCTGATAGTTCCCTTCAGCGCGTTTTATTGGTCGGCTTAGGGGATGAAAAAAAATTCGATTTAAAATCATATCGCAAAGTCTTAACTGCTGCGATTAAAACCCTTAAAGGCACTCAAATTAAATCGGCGGCATGTACGTTAGCTGAAATTGAAGTCGAGGGCTGTGATTATCAATGGCGTTGCCGACAAATCGTTGAAATATTTAATGATGCCGTTTATCAATTTACTGAAACTAAAAGCATTAAACCGACCGCGATTACCCTATCACATATTCAAATTATCGCTACTGAGAAAAAGAAAGCCGCCGCTAATCAAGGGTTAACCCAAGGGCGAGCGATTGCTAAGGCCGTTTCCTTAACGAAACATCTAGCGGATATGCCGGGCAATCTTTGTACGCCGACGTATTTAGCCGAACAAGCTCAAAAAATGGCCTGTTATTTTACCGATATGACGGTCGATGTGCTGGAAGAGTCTGATTTAGAGGCCTTAAAAATGCACTCTTTTTTAGCCGTTTCGAGAGGCAGTGTACAGCCTGCAAAATTAATTTGCTTAAATTATCAAGGAAGCCATGCACGAGACAAGCCGATTGTTTTTGTCGGGAAAGGGCTTACGTTTGATGCGGGCGGTATTTCATTAAAAGCGGGAGCTGGCATGGATGAAATGAAATATGATATGTGTGGCGGGGCGAGTGTGATTGGAGTCCTGCAAGCCGTCGCAGAAATGAAACTTCCGCTTAATGTTGTCGGTCTTATTCCTGCTTCAGAAAATATGCCCGATGCCGATGCCAATAAACCCGGTGATATTTTAACTAGCATGGCAGGTAAAACTATTGAAGTTTTAAATACCGATGCTGAAGGGCGTTTAATTCTTTGTGACACCTTAACCTATGCTGAAAAATTTAATCCTGAAGTCGTGATTGATTTGGCGACCTTAACGGGAGCGTGCCTTGTTGCATTAGGCCGTGTTCCTAGTGGTTTGTTAGGCAATGATGACGAATTATGTAATGATTTAATTGAAGCCAGTAAAACTGCCTGTGATAGTGTATGGCAATTACCCTTATGGGAAGAGTATCAAGATCAACTCAAATCAAATTTTGCCGATATGGCGAATATTGGGGGACGTGATGCAGGTACCATTACAGCGGCGTGTTTTTTATCCCGATTTACAGAAGATTACCGCTGGGCGCATTTAGATATTGCAGGAACCGCTTGGCGTTCAGGGGCTAATAAAGGCGCGACGGGTCGTCCTGTTCCTTTGTTATCCCAATACTTAATAAATCGTGCGAATGCCGAGGCTTAGCTTTTATATTCTGTCTTCAGATGAGGAACGTCAACGAAGTTTTTTTTGTTGTAAATTAATAGAAAAAGCCTATCGGGAAGGGTATCTTTGCTATCTACTCACGGACTCAGATAACCAAAGTCGAATGCTGGATAACTTATTATGGACGTTTCGCCCGATGAGTTTTATCCCTCATGCCCTGTATTCAGGCCAATTGCCAACGAGTGATGATAGCGTCCTCATCGGTTCATTACCGCCGCCTGATAAGTGGAAAAAAGTCGTTATTAATTTTTCAGCTCAACCCTTACCGCAGTTAGACGGGGTTGAACGCTTGTTAGAAATTGTTGATAATCACCCACAAAGAAAACAAGTCGCTAGAAACCGCTATCGATATTATCGGCAACAAGGATTAAGCATACAGACGTTCCCGATTCAAATTGACTCATAAATAACTGCCTTAACAATACCGTCTCCATAGGCGGTTAAAACGATCAACTTACCCGCTATAAACTGCCTTTACGCTTAAATAATATTATGGAAAAAACATACACCCCCCACTCAATTGAACAACGCTGGTACAGCATTTGGGAAGAAAAAGGTTATTTTGCCGCCAAGGAAGAAGGTGAATCGTATTGCATTATGATTCCTCCACCTAATGTGACGGGCAGTCTCCACATGGGTCATGCCTTTCAAGATATGATTATGGATGCTTTAATTCGTTATCATCGAATGAAAGGCCGTAGTACCTTATGGCAAGTGGGAACGGATCACGCAGGGATTGCAACTCAAATGGTGGTGGAACGGTTATTAGATCAACAGAAAATAACTCGTCATGATTTAGGGCGCGAGAAGTTTATCGAAAAAGTCTGGGAATGGAAAGAGCAATCAGGTAATACCATTACCCAACAATTACGACGTATGGGATCCTCATTAGACTGGTCTCGTGAACGCTTTACGATGGACGACGGCATGTCAGATTCGGTTCAAGATGTGTTCATTCGACTGCATGAAGAAGGCTTAATCTATCGTGGAAAACGCTTAGTTAATTGGGATTGTGTGTTGCATACGGCAGTCTCCGATTTAGAAGTCTTGTCCACTGAAGAACAAGGTTCAATGTGGCACATGCGTTATCCATTGACCAATGGCACGGGTTATTTAGTGGTTGCGACCACCCGCCCAGAAACCATGCTGGGAGATGCCGCCATCGCCATTCATCCTGGTGATGAACGCTATCAACATTTAATTGGCGAATTTGTAAGCATTCCCATTGCAGGTCGGCGTATCCCGATTATAGCGGATGAGTATGTGGATCCTGAATTTGGAACAGGTTGTGTAAAAATAACCCCTGCACATGATTTTAATGATTATGAAGTTTGGTTACGTCATCGTGATAACATCGCCATTTCAGAATTACCGCATGGCGGACTCATCAATATTTTTACGATTGATGCAACGATTCGTAATAATGAAGAAGATGAACATGATCTTATTCCTTTGTTGTATCACGACATGGATCGTTTTGATGCCCGTAAAAAAATTATCGGGGATTTAAAGGCACTCAATTTATTAGACAAAATAGACGCGCATAAACTAATGGTTCCACGGGGTGACCGCTCAGGGGCGATTATAGAACCCTATTTAACCGACCAGTGGTACGTTAAAGTAGAAGCCTTAGCGAAACCTGCGATTGAAGCGGTTGAGAACGGAGACATAAAATTTGTCCCTGATAATTGGAAAAATACGTATTTTGAATGGATGCGTAATATTCAAGACTGGTGTATTTCGCGACAAATTTGGTGGGGACATCGTATCCCCGCTTGGTATGATGATGAGGGTAATATTTATGTGGGAAAAACCGAAGCGGCCATTCGTAAAAAACATGGATTAGCAGCGGATTACCCCTTAAAACAAGATGAGGATGTCTTAGATACTTGGTTTTCATCGGCATTATGGCCTTTTTCAACTCTAGGATGGCCCGAAGAAACCCCTGAATTAGCCAAACATTACCCGACCAGTGTTTTAGTCACAGGCTTTGACATAATTTTCTTCTGGGTCGCCCGAATGATTATGATGGGATTAAAATTTCAAGGTGAAGTCCCGTTTAAAGAAATCTATATTCATGGCCTAGTGCGGGATGCGGAAGGCCAAAAAATGTCTAAAAGCAAAGGTAATGTTTTAGATCCCTTAGATTTAATTGAAGGCATTGAGCTTGAGGCACTGGTCAAAAAACGTATTTCAGGAATGATGCAACCGCATCTGGCTCAAAAAATTGAAAAATCAACCCGCCAACACTTTCCAAAAGGAATCCCTGCTTTTGGAACCGATGCGTTACGATTTACCTTCGCTTCTATGGCCTCAACAGGGCGCGATATTCGCTTTGATTTAGCGCGTGCAGAAGGTTATCGTAATTTTTGTAATAAATTATGGAATGCAGCCCGTTATGTCTTGATGAATACGGAAGGGCATGATGATGGTTTGTCGGATGCGTGTGAATATACTCATATTGATGACTGGATTATCTCCCGCTTAAACGATGTTACGCAGACAACCGCCACCGCACTTGAAACCTATCGCTTTGATTTAGCCGCACAAACCTTGTATGATTTTATCTGGAACGAATACTGTGATTGGTACTTAGAATTAAGTAAAGTTGCGTTGCAATCGGATAATAAAGCCTTACAACGAGGAACCCGAAAAACGTTATTAATCGTTTTAGAAGCGATACTGCGTCTTGCACATCCGCTAATCCCTTTTATTACAGAAGAAATTTGGCAGCGTGTTGCCCCCTTATTAGGCATCACTGAAAACACCATCATGCTACAGCCTTATCCAACGATGGATGAAGCTAAAATTAATGTGACGGCAACCGCAGAAGTTAATTGGGTTATGGATTTTATTTTAGGGGTACGTAGAATTCGTGGAGAAATGAACATTGCGCCTGGTAAACCGTTGCCTATTTTAATTGAAAACAGTTCACCGATCGATCAGGTTTATTTGACCCATAATGAGGCGTATTTAAAACGATTAGGGCGTTTAGAGTCCATTAATTCTGTAAATAATGAGGAAATGATTCCTGAGTCTGCCACGGCATTAGTTGGGGAAATGAAAGTTTTAATTCCTTTAACGGGCTTAATTGATAAAGAAGCGGAATTAGCGCGCCTAAATAAAGAAATACAAAAAATTCAAAAAGATCTCCCTAGAATTATAGGTAAATTAAATAATCCAAAATTTATTGATAAAGCCCCTCAAGATGTGATTGATAAGGAAAAAGCTAAATTATTAGCCTTGAAATCTTCATTGAAAAACCTTGAGCAACAACTTAAAAAAATTGAAATGTTGTAAAGACTAAGTCTTGGATTAAAATTTTTTGTCGCATTTATAGACTACCTGCATAGGGTGGTGTTAATTCACCCTATGTCCTATTGCTAATTTTTGGATAGGATACACCCCATTTCTTAAAAAAATTATCTAATTTGATTTAACGATAAACTCTAAAATTTTTATGGCTGCAATAAAAACTCAACTCCCCTTACAAGGATTAGCAAAATGCCTTATTGATCATTCGATTTTGAATGAAGTAGATATGCGTAAAGCAATGGAAGAGTCACATCGAGAACATACTCCGTTGCTGGTTTATTTAGTTGATAAAAAATTAGTTGATCCTGAAGTCGTTGCCAATATTTCATCCCTTGAATTTAGAATTCCACTGTTGGATTTAAATTCAATTGATTTAACCGAAATTCCCCTTGATTTAGTCGGATTAAAACTGATTGAACAGCATCATGTTTTGCCGATTTTTAAGCGGGGCAATAAAGTTTTTATTGCAACTTCAGACCCTGCGGATCCCACCGCCTTAGGGGAAATAAAATTTAATAGCCGTCTTAATACCGAAGCTATTTTAGTTGAAGAAAATAAATTGAGTAAAGGGATTGATGCGGTCTTGGATGCCGCAGACACCTCAATGGATAACCTAGATGATGATTTAGGAAATCTTGAATTTTCAGATACGGATGAAGAGGATAGTGGGGGAGCTATTACCGCAGGGGCCGATGATGCCCCCATTGTAAAATTTGTTAATAAAGTTTTATTAGATGGGATTAAACGCGGGGTTTCGGATTTACATTTTGAATCGTATGAAAAATTTTTCAGAATTCGTTTTAGAGGCGATGGCATTCTCTATGAGTACGCAAGGCCGCCTGTTAATATTGCCCATCGACTTGTTTCCCGAATAAAAGTGATGTCCAAAATGGATATTGCGGAGCGTCGTGTTCCTCAAGATGGACGTATCAAATTAAAATTATCCAAGACTAAAGCCATTGATTTTCGGGTTAACACCTGTCCGACCTTATTTGGTGAAAAAGTCGTTATGCGGATTTTAGATTCCAGTAATGCTCAAATGGGGATTGAAAAGTTAGGCTTTGAACCCGAACAACAGCGAGTATTTACCCATGCGATTAATAGACCCTATGGCATGGTTTTAGTTACCGGTCCGACAGGAAGTGGTAAAACGGTTTCCTTGTATACGGGGCTGAATATGATTAATAAAGTCGGAACGAATATTTCAACAGCGGAAGACCCTGTTGAAATTACCGTTGATGGCATTAATCAGGTCAATGTCAATGCGAAAGCGGGTCTCACGTTTGCTTCCGCCTTAAAAGCATTTTTACGTCAAGATCCTGATATTATCATGGTCGGTGAGATTCGTGATTTAGAAACTGCGAGTATTGCGGTGAAAGCCGCACAAACGGGTCACTTAGTGTTATCAACGCTGCATACTAATGATGCACCTCAAACTATTAACCGTTTAATGCAAATGGGAATTGAACCCTTTAACATTGTATCCGCGGTAAACTTGGTGATGGCGCAACGGTTAGCCCGACGATTATGCGCGCATTGCAAAGCACCTGGGGATTATCCTGACGACATTTTAATTAAATATGGCTTTGATGCCGATGAGCTGGATGACCTTGTTATATATAAGGCTGTAGGCTGTGATCTATGTAATAATGGCTATAAAGGGCGAGTTGGGATGTATCAAGTCATGCCCTTAACTGAAAAATTAAAATCTTTGATTCTTGCAGGGGGAAATGCAATGGAGCTTGCAACCCTGTCTAAAAAAGAAGGGGTTAATGATTTAAGAGCATCAGGATTAGAAAAAGTTAGGCAAGGAATCACCACTATCGAAGAAGTTGACCGTGTAACTGAGGAATAAGATTATGGCAGAAGATGAACCCATTGACTTTGTTTATAAAGGCAAAGACAAAAAAGGCGCGGCAGTAAAGGGAGATATTACGGCGATTAGTGAAGCCGCTGCAAAAA from Methylococcales bacterium carries:
- the pilB gene encoding type IV-A pilus assembly ATPase PilB; amino-acid sequence: MAAIKTQLPLQGLAKCLIDHSILNEVDMRKAMEESHREHTPLLVYLVDKKLVDPEVVANISSLEFRIPLLDLNSIDLTEIPLDLVGLKLIEQHHVLPIFKRGNKVFIATSDPADPTALGEIKFNSRLNTEAILVEENKLSKGIDAVLDAADTSMDNLDDDLGNLEFSDTDEEDSGGAITAGADDAPIVKFVNKVLLDGIKRGVSDLHFESYEKFFRIRFRGDGILYEYARPPVNIAHRLVSRIKVMSKMDIAERRVPQDGRIKLKLSKTKAIDFRVNTCPTLFGEKVVMRILDSSNAQMGIEKLGFEPEQQRVFTHAINRPYGMVLVTGPTGSGKTVSLYTGLNMINKVGTNISTAEDPVEITVDGINQVNVNAKAGLTFASALKAFLRQDPDIIMVGEIRDLETASIAVKAAQTGHLVLSTLHTNDAPQTINRLMQMGIEPFNIVSAVNLVMAQRLARRLCAHCKAPGDYPDDILIKYGFDADELDDLVIYKAVGCDLCNNGYKGRVGMYQVMPLTEKLKSLILAGGNAMELATLSKKEGVNDLRASGLEKVRQGITTIEEVDRVTEE
- the lptG gene encoding LPS export ABC transporter permease LptG; translated protein: MTILTWHIAKEVLKGSFLALILLLTLFNLFTFSDELKDMGTGDYGLKEIFLYLALTSPRVFYELVPSGALLGSLFVLGTMANHSEIIAMRSAGLSVMGIIRAVMLAGLILVIMAVCIGEFVAPKTERSARLLKATSQHNKVIMHTRYGIWLREGNQFVNIREVKAHSELSDITIYQLNTQKKLEQVIHAETGVFKDNEQWQLSQIKRTQIIGDEIIPTHEEDKMWKTSIAPDLLKIIVVKPNNLSLFDLAQYIDFLKENNQKSKIFEAAFWGRIINPLVTFVMLMVATPFVIGIKRGSSMGGRLMAGIIIGMSFNILDKIINHMGLVYDLNPIMVALLPGTVVFLSASYAISRVK
- the lptF gene encoding LPS export ABC transporter permease LptF, whose product is MKIALTKLPKIIRYPSISILDKMIAWDLLKTVSSVLSVIVIIIVSRKFINVLALAIDGTISGKTALDILGLKIIVAIAGFLPASIFMAVLMVLGRMYRDQEMAAIATAGGGVMRIYKAVFLLVFPLSLIAYQFSLYAAPWAEEKMLILTNKDMETADVRGISAGRFSEYSHGDLVFYTEEIDDNQQMHNIFIQNRQHGKSGTINAKHGYLSNLPGGKYIILTQGERSQGTPGKADFILEQFDEYAVRIDKKSSTVFYHRDAVSSEKLEISEKIEDKIELHKRFSIPLGVIFLSLLAVPLAKLSPRGGVYGSLLFAFLIYFVYGNISRVNYSWLKTETIPFWIGQFWVYTLMLFFTGILLVRLYGLKWMIQKLMSGGKL
- a CDS encoding valine--tRNA ligase; translated protein: MEKTYTPHSIEQRWYSIWEEKGYFAAKEEGESYCIMIPPPNVTGSLHMGHAFQDMIMDALIRYHRMKGRSTLWQVGTDHAGIATQMVVERLLDQQKITRHDLGREKFIEKVWEWKEQSGNTITQQLRRMGSSLDWSRERFTMDDGMSDSVQDVFIRLHEEGLIYRGKRLVNWDCVLHTAVSDLEVLSTEEQGSMWHMRYPLTNGTGYLVVATTRPETMLGDAAIAIHPGDERYQHLIGEFVSIPIAGRRIPIIADEYVDPEFGTGCVKITPAHDFNDYEVWLRHRDNIAISELPHGGLINIFTIDATIRNNEEDEHDLIPLLYHDMDRFDARKKIIGDLKALNLLDKIDAHKLMVPRGDRSGAIIEPYLTDQWYVKVEALAKPAIEAVENGDIKFVPDNWKNTYFEWMRNIQDWCISRQIWWGHRIPAWYDDEGNIYVGKTEAAIRKKHGLAADYPLKQDEDVLDTWFSSALWPFSTLGWPEETPELAKHYPTSVLVTGFDIIFFWVARMIMMGLKFQGEVPFKEIYIHGLVRDAEGQKMSKSKGNVLDPLDLIEGIELEALVKKRISGMMQPHLAQKIEKSTRQHFPKGIPAFGTDALRFTFASMASTGRDIRFDLARAEGYRNFCNKLWNAARYVLMNTEGHDDGLSDACEYTHIDDWIISRLNDVTQTTATALETYRFDLAAQTLYDFIWNEYCDWYLELSKVALQSDNKALQRGTRKTLLIVLEAILRLAHPLIPFITEEIWQRVAPLLGITENTIMLQPYPTMDEAKINVTATAEVNWVMDFILGVRRIRGEMNIAPGKPLPILIENSSPIDQVYLTHNEAYLKRLGRLESINSVNNEEMIPESATALVGEMKVLIPLTGLIDKEAELARLNKEIQKIQKDLPRIIGKLNNPKFIDKAPQDVIDKEKAKLLALKSSLKNLEQQLKKIEML
- a CDS encoding DNA polymerase III subunit chi yields the protein MPRLSFYILSSDEERQRSFFCCKLIEKAYREGYLCYLLTDSDNQSRMLDNLLWTFRPMSFIPHALYSGQLPTSDDSVLIGSLPPPDKWKKVVINFSAQPLPQLDGVERLLEIVDNHPQRKQVARNRYRYYRQQGLSIQTFPIQIDS
- a CDS encoding leucyl aminopeptidase; translation: MDYSIEILPLDQLETDCVIVGVYKNQQLTPSAKIVDNKAHQLIYNLIERGDITGKSGETLLISVVPDSSLQRVLLVGLGDEKKFDLKSYRKVLTAAIKTLKGTQIKSAACTLAEIEVEGCDYQWRCRQIVEIFNDAVYQFTETKSIKPTAITLSHIQIIATEKKKAAANQGLTQGRAIAKAVSLTKHLADMPGNLCTPTYLAEQAQKMACYFTDMTVDVLEESDLEALKMHSFLAVSRGSVQPAKLICLNYQGSHARDKPIVFVGKGLTFDAGGISLKAGAGMDEMKYDMCGGASVIGVLQAVAEMKLPLNVVGLIPASENMPDADANKPGDILTSMAGKTIEVLNTDAEGRLILCDTLTYAEKFNPEVVIDLATLTGACLVALGRVPSGLLGNDDELCNDLIEASKTACDSVWQLPLWEEYQDQLKSNFADMANIGGRDAGTITAACFLSRFTEDYRWAHLDIAGTAWRSGANKGATGRPVPLLSQYLINRANAEA